The proteins below come from a single Triticum aestivum cultivar Chinese Spring chromosome 5D, IWGSC CS RefSeq v2.1, whole genome shotgun sequence genomic window:
- the LOC123120315 gene encoding ubiquitin-like protein 5 — protein MIEVVLNDRLGKKVRVKCNEDDTIGDLKKLVAAQTGTRPEKIRIQKWYTIYKDHITLGDYEIHDGMGLELYYN, from the coding sequence ATGATCGAGGTGGTGCTGAACGACAGGCTGGGGAAGAAGGTGCGGGTGAAGTGCAACGAGGACGACACCATCGGCGACCTGAAGAAGCTCGTCGCGGCGCAGACGGGAACCAGGCCCGAGAAGATCCGCATCCAGAAGTGGTACACCATCTACAAGGACCACATCACCCTCGGCGACTACGAGATCCACGACGGCATGGGCCTCGAGCTCTACTACAACTAG
- the LOC100192177 gene encoding meiotic recombination protein DMC1 homolog B isoform X1, which produces MAPSKQYDEGGQLQLMEADRVEEEEECFESIDKLISQGINSGDVKKLQDAGIYTCNGLMMHTKKSLTGIKGLSEAKVDKICEAAEKLLSQGFMTGSDLLIKRKSVVRITTGSQTLDELLGGGIETLCITEAFGEFRSGKTQLAHTLCVSTQLPLHMHGGNGKVAYIDTEGTFRPERIVPIAERFGMDANAVLDNIIYARAYTYEHQYNLLLGLAAKMAEEPFRLLIVDSVIALFRVDFSGRGELAERQQKLAQMLSRLTKIAEEFNVAVYITNQVIADPGGGMFITDPKKPAGGHVLAHAATIRLMLRKGKGEQRVCKIFDAPNLPEGEAVFQITTGGLMDVKD; this is translated from the exons ATGGCGCCGTCCAAGCAGTACGACGAGGGCGGGCAGCTCCAGCTCATGGAGGCCGAccgggtggaggaggaggaggagtgcttCGAGTCCATCGACAAGT TGATCTCGCAGGGAATAAACTCAGGAGACGTGAAGAAGCTGCAGGATGCGGGGATCTACACTTGCAATGGGCTGATGATGCACACCAAGAAG AGCCTTACAGGGATTAAGGGCTTGTCTGAAGCGAAGGTTGATAAGATCTGTGAGGCTGCTGAAAAACTTCTG AGTCAGGGTTTCATGACAGGAAGTGATCTCCTTATTAAG CGAAAGTCTGTTGTCCGGATTACCACTGGGAGCCAAACGCTTGATGAGCTGCTTGGAG GAGGGATTGAAACACTCTGTATCACAGAGGCATTTGGAGAGTTCCG GTCAGGGAAGACCCAGTTGGCTCATACTCTTTGTGTCTCCACTCAG CTTCCACTCCACATGCATGGTGGGAACGGGAAGGTTGCCTACATTGACACTGAGGGAACATT CCGGCCTGAACGCATTGTGCCAATTGCTGAGAGATTTGGGATGGATGCCAATGCTGTTCTTGACAAT ATCATATATGCTCGTGCCTACACCTATGAGCACCAGTACAACTTACTCCTGGGCCTTGCTGCCAAGATGGCTGAAGAGCCTTTCAGGCTTCTG ATCGTGGATTCTGTGATTGCGCTGTTCCGTGTTGATTTCAGTGGTAGGGGTGAACTTGCAGAGCGTCAG CAAAAGCTGGCACAAATGCTGTCCCGCCTTACAAAGATTGCTGAGGAGTTCAATGTTGCAGTGTACATCACCAACCAAG TGATTGCGGACCCAGGTGGTGGTATGTTCATCACTGACCCCAAAAAGCCGGCGGGAGGCCACGTGCTGGCGCATGCAGCCACCATCCGGTTGATGCTGAGGAAAGGCAAAGGCGAGCAGCGTGTCTGCAAGATCTTTGACGCCCCTAACCTTCCCGAGGGAGAAGCT GTTTTCCAGATCACAACAGGCGGATTGATGGATGTGAAAGACTGA
- the LOC100192177 gene encoding meiotic recombination protein DMC1 homolog B isoform X2: MAPSKQYDEGGQLQLMEADRVEEEEECFESIDKLISQGINSGDVKKLQDAGIYTCNGLMMHTKKSLTGIKGLSEAKVDKICEAAEKLLSQGFMTGSDLLIKSVVRITTGSQTLDELLGGGIETLCITEAFGEFRSGKTQLAHTLCVSTQLPLHMHGGNGKVAYIDTEGTFRPERIVPIAERFGMDANAVLDNIIYARAYTYEHQYNLLLGLAAKMAEEPFRLLIVDSVIALFRVDFSGRGELAERQQKLAQMLSRLTKIAEEFNVAVYITNQVIADPGGGMFITDPKKPAGGHVLAHAATIRLMLRKGKGEQRVCKIFDAPNLPEGEAVFQITTGGLMDVKD; this comes from the exons ATGGCGCCGTCCAAGCAGTACGACGAGGGCGGGCAGCTCCAGCTCATGGAGGCCGAccgggtggaggaggaggaggagtgcttCGAGTCCATCGACAAGT TGATCTCGCAGGGAATAAACTCAGGAGACGTGAAGAAGCTGCAGGATGCGGGGATCTACACTTGCAATGGGCTGATGATGCACACCAAGAAG AGCCTTACAGGGATTAAGGGCTTGTCTGAAGCGAAGGTTGATAAGATCTGTGAGGCTGCTGAAAAACTTCTG AGTCAGGGTTTCATGACAGGAAGTGATCTCCTTATTAAG TCTGTTGTCCGGATTACCACTGGGAGCCAAACGCTTGATGAGCTGCTTGGAG GAGGGATTGAAACACTCTGTATCACAGAGGCATTTGGAGAGTTCCG GTCAGGGAAGACCCAGTTGGCTCATACTCTTTGTGTCTCCACTCAG CTTCCACTCCACATGCATGGTGGGAACGGGAAGGTTGCCTACATTGACACTGAGGGAACATT CCGGCCTGAACGCATTGTGCCAATTGCTGAGAGATTTGGGATGGATGCCAATGCTGTTCTTGACAAT ATCATATATGCTCGTGCCTACACCTATGAGCACCAGTACAACTTACTCCTGGGCCTTGCTGCCAAGATGGCTGAAGAGCCTTTCAGGCTTCTG ATCGTGGATTCTGTGATTGCGCTGTTCCGTGTTGATTTCAGTGGTAGGGGTGAACTTGCAGAGCGTCAG CAAAAGCTGGCACAAATGCTGTCCCGCCTTACAAAGATTGCTGAGGAGTTCAATGTTGCAGTGTACATCACCAACCAAG TGATTGCGGACCCAGGTGGTGGTATGTTCATCACTGACCCCAAAAAGCCGGCGGGAGGCCACGTGCTGGCGCATGCAGCCACCATCCGGTTGATGCTGAGGAAAGGCAAAGGCGAGCAGCGTGTCTGCAAGATCTTTGACGCCCCTAACCTTCCCGAGGGAGAAGCT GTTTTCCAGATCACAACAGGCGGATTGATGGATGTGAAAGACTGA